The Mycobacterium avium subsp. avium genomic sequence ATCAACAGCGCGGCCGCGCCCTGGTTGACCTGGTCGCGGGCCACCAGCAGCCGGGGGTAGGGATCGCAGATCATCCGGTTGGACGGGGTCACCGTGATGAGCTCGTCGACGCTGCGTTCCACCGGGGCGGACGCGAACGGGTTTTTGGCCGCCACCTTGGTGAACGGGGCGAACAGCTCGCCCATCCGGCGCCGGTAGTCGGCCACGCTCAAGCCCAGCCGGGCGCGGCGCGCGTTCTCCAGCAGCCCGTACTGGGCCGGCGCGCCGATCAGGCCGTGGGCGACGGTGTAGTCGTCGAACAGGCCTTCGTAGCCGAAACCCCGGTCCTCGAGGGAACCCTCGACCGTCTCCGAGTGGTCCGGCTTCTCCCGGTCGGCGAAATACCGGATGCTGGAAGTGTTTTCGGAGCCGAAGATCATCACGACCTCGGCGTCCCCCGCGGCGATGACACCGGCGAACTCGGTGACCAGATGCTGGGGGCCCTGGCCGCCGATGGGTTCGAGGACGGCGCGGGCCGGGGCGGCGCCGATGCGCCGCGCGACCGACCGCGGGTAGTTGTTGGACTTACCCATGGGCGCAGGCGTGCGCCCGGACAGCTCGAATTGCCGGATCGCGGCGACGGTGTCGACGGCCGCGGCGACGGCGGTGGCGTCGGCCCCGCAGTCGTGCAGCGCCGCCCGCGCCGCTTCCGTCGCCAGCTCCACCGACGACATGCCGCGGTACCCGGAGTCCTCGATGCGCTCGGTGAACTGCCCCACCCCGACGATGACGGGGGTGTTCGGGTCGAGATTCATAGACCCACTATCTACCGCGGGCCGGGCCCCGGCAAAATCCGGGGCCCCAACCGCGGGCCGCTACAGGCTCTGCAGGATCTCTCGGGCCAGCGCGGCCGTCTCCGACGGCGTCTTGCCGACCTTGACGCCGGCGGCCTCCAGGGCCTCCTTCTTGGCGGCCGCGGTGCCCGACGAGCCGGACACGATGGCGCCGGCGTGACCCATCGTCTTGCCTTCCGGCGCAGTGAATCCCGCGACATAGCCGACGACCGGCTTGGACACATTGGCCTTGATGTAGTCGGCCGCGCGCTCCTCGGCGTCGCCGCCGATCTCGCCGATCATCACGATGATCTTGGTGTCGGGGTCCTTCTCGAACGCCTCGATGGCGTCGATGTGGGTGGTGCCGATGATCGGGTCACCGCCGATGCCGATCGAGGTGGAGAACCCGAAATCGCGCAGCTCGTACATCATCTGGTAGGTCAGGGTGCCGGACTTGGACACCAGCCCGACCGGCCCGGGACCGCTGATGTTGGCCGGGGTGATGCCGGCCAGCGCCTCGCCGGGCGTGATGATGCCCGGGCAGTTGGGTCCGATGATGCGGGCCTTCTGACCCTTGTCCACGTTGTAGGCCCACGCATATGCGCTGTCCTGCACCGGAATTCCCTCGGTGATGACGACCAGCAGCGGGATCTCGGCGTCGATGGCTTCGATGATCGCGTCCTTGGCGAACTTCGGCGGCACGAACACCACCGACACGTTGGCGCCGGTCTCCTTCATCGCCTCGGACACCGTGCCGAACACCGGCAGCTCGACGTCCTTGCCGACCGGGTCCACGTGCGAAACCGTGGTCCCGGCCTTGCGGGCGTTCACCCCGCCCACCACCTGGGTGCCGGCCTTGAGCATCAGCGCGGTGTGCTTGGTGCCCTCGCCGCCGGTGATGCCCTGGACGATGACCTTGGAGTCCTTGTTCAAAAAGATCGACATGGCTTGGCTCCCTTACTTGTTCGCCAGCTCGGCGGCTTTGTCGGCGCCGGAGTCCATGGTCTCGGCCTGGATCACCAGCGGGTGGTTGGCTTCGGCGAGGATGCGGCGACCCTGGTCGACGTTGTTGCCGTCGAGCCGAACCACCAGCGGCTTGTTCGCCTCGTCACCGAGCATGTTCAGGGCGGTCACGATGCCGTTGGCGACGGCGTCGCACGAGGTGATGCCGCCGAACACGTTCACGAACACGCTCTTGACCTGCTTGTCGTGCAGGATGACGTCCAGGCCCGCGGCCATCACCTCCGCCGACGCGCCGCCGCCGATGTCGAGGAAGTTGGCCGGCTTGACCCCGCCGTGCTTCTCGCCCGCGTAGGCGACGACGTCCAGGGTGGACATCACCAGGCCCGCGCCGTTCCCGATGATGCCGACCTGGCCGTCCAGCTTCACGTAGTTGAGGTCGTGTTCCTTGGCCTTGAGCTCCAGCGGGTCGGTGGCGTCGCGGTCCTCGAACGCGGCATGGCCGGGCTGCCGAAAGTCGGCGTTGGCGTCCAGGGTGACCTTGCCGTCCAGCG encodes the following:
- a CDS encoding acetyl-CoA acetyltransferase — protein: MNLDPNTPVIVGVGQFTERIEDSGYRGMSSVELATEAARAALHDCGADATAVAAAVDTVAAIRQFELSGRTPAPMGKSNNYPRSVARRIGAAPARAVLEPIGGQGPQHLVTEFAGVIAAGDAEVVMIFGSENTSSIRYFADREKPDHSETVEGSLEDRGFGYEGLFDDYTVAHGLIGAPAQYGLLENARRARLGLSVADYRRRMGELFAPFTKVAAKNPFASAPVERSVDELITVTPSNRMICDPYPRLLVARDQVNQGAAALLMSVAAARRLRVPEERWVFLHGHADMVDQPLLDRFDLTYNSASVLAVQEALAGAGIGIDDVSTFDLYSCFPVPVFNFCDGTGLATDDPRGLTLTGGLPYFGGPGNNYSLHGIAETVSEMRDRPGQFGLVAANGGIMSKYSVGVYSTTPVNWKPDNSAALRAEVAARPTVPVTVRADGRATIETYTVRYDWPVRTGIMIGRLDDDGSRFLALSEDPELVALLSDGEPLGASIVVRATEKDNRATLA
- the sucD gene encoding succinate--CoA ligase subunit alpha, which gives rise to MSIFLNKDSKVIVQGITGGEGTKHTALMLKAGTQVVGGVNARKAGTTVSHVDPVGKDVELPVFGTVSEAMKETGANVSVVFVPPKFAKDAIIEAIDAEIPLLVVITEGIPVQDSAYAWAYNVDKGQKARIIGPNCPGIITPGEALAGITPANISGPGPVGLVSKSGTLTYQMMYELRDFGFSTSIGIGGDPIIGTTHIDAIEAFEKDPDTKIIVMIGEIGGDAEERAADYIKANVSKPVVGYVAGFTAPEGKTMGHAGAIVSGSSGTAAAKKEALEAAGVKVGKTPSETAALAREILQSL